From a single Miscanthus floridulus cultivar M001 chromosome 8, ASM1932011v1, whole genome shotgun sequence genomic region:
- the LOC136471378 gene encoding uncharacterized protein, which yields MKKIRRNGCIVAAYHFGQGLEGHWVAFIIYPQDGRACVFDSLRMPNLKGYKAFEDCLRVAYKEYVKDPECYDRRTENFKAKHKNRIKIRRNFPCAKQPVGSQTCGFYVCEYLRECKQYSSSWRVLKNGLNWWRDVQSTQHSFKQTKADICKFVLDKCVLEGSTFFNENSQLAILPKYERLRKWPTMMRPQDYSLGHV from the exons atgaagaagatcaggagaaatgggtgtatcgtagctgcctaccactttgg ccaaggcctcgagggtcactgggttgcatttatcatctaccctcaggatggcagggcctgcgtatttgattcgttgagaatgccaaacttaaaagggtacaaggcctttgaagattgcctcagagt cgcttacaaggagtacgtgaaggatcctgaatgctatgatcgaagaacagagaattttaaggctaagcataagaaccgcatcaaaatcagacgtaactttccg tgtgccaaacaaccggtaggatcacaaacctgtggcttctacgtctgtgagtacctgagggagtgcaagcagtatagcagcagttggagggtgctcaagaatggattgaactggtggagagacgtgcagagcacccaacactccttcaagcagacaaaggcggacatatgtaagtttgtcttagacaaatgcgtgcttgaagggagcacgttcttcaatgagaacagccagctagcgattttaccgaagtacgagaggctgaggaaatggcccacgatgatgcgtccgcaagattactccttagggcatgtataa